A section of the Candidatus Legionella polyplacis genome encodes:
- the atpG gene encoding ATP synthase F1 subunit gamma has protein sequence MDKIKDIKDKISSIKRIQKITKTMEMVSISKMKKTKERMVNFKQYFNTINSIIINTLSTYLDYDSLFLKKEEEYLENSVGFIILTTSKGLCGGLNNSLLRSAIDRIRLWTNSNKDVFIFIVGKKGYSFFSQLGYKVITAFDYLDEYLKIEDMFGFINIVVNTFCDKKVDSIYMLYNRYVNNVSSKVCLKRILPLLNLNKNKKLYNNELWTYLYEPNSRVVLDTLLENYIYFQIYQGLIENIACEQVFRRLSMKSATDNTFNILKDIQLIFNKIRQSSITQELTEIMCGVN, from the coding sequence ATGGATAAAATAAAAGATATTAAAGATAAAATTTCTAGTATTAAGAGAATACAAAAAATAACAAAAACAATGGAAATGGTATCTATTAGTAAAATGAAAAAAACAAAAGAAAGAATGGTTAATTTTAAACAATATTTTAATACTATTAATAGTATTATTATAAATACTCTTAGTACATATTTAGATTATGATAGTTTGTTCTTAAAGAAAGAAGAAGAATATTTAGAAAATAGTGTAGGCTTTATTATATTGACAACAAGTAAGGGTTTATGTGGTGGTTTAAATAATAGTTTATTAAGAAGTGCTATTGATAGAATCAGACTATGGACTAATAGTAATAAAGATGTTTTTATTTTTATAGTTGGGAAAAAAGGTTATAGTTTTTTTAGTCAATTAGGTTATAAGGTGATAACTGCATTTGATTATTTAGATGAGTATTTAAAAATTGAGGATATGTTTGGTTTTATTAATATTGTAGTTAATACTTTTTGTGATAAGAAGGTTGATTCAATCTATATGTTATATAATAGATATGTTAATAATGTGTCATCTAAAGTTTGTTTAAAGAGAATTTTACCATTATTGAATTTAAATAAAAATAAGAAATTATATAACAATGAATTATGGACCTATTTATATGAACCTAATTCAAGAGTTGTATTAGATACTTTATTAGAAAACTATATATATTTTCAAATATATCAAGGTTTGATTGAGAATATTGCTTGCGAACAGGTTTTTAGAAGATTATCTATGAAAAGTGCTACAGATAATACTTTTAATATTCTTAAGGATATTCAATTAATATTTAATAAGATTAGGCAATCTTCAATTACACAGGAGTTAACAGAGATTATGTGTGGGGTAAATTAA